The proteins below are encoded in one region of Candidatus Moraniibacteriota bacterium:
- the gltX gene encoding glutamate--tRNA ligase, with translation MSETSPVRLRFAPSPTGQLHVGGLRTALYNYFFVRKNKGIFILRIEDTDQKRFVPGAAESLVTILDTMGMHQDEGVFIENGTLIQKGTYGPYIQSERLPLYQEYVQKLIESEKAYYCFCSVSRLSALREEQTKDKLAPRYDKHCLGLSTEEIEERLEAKEPYVIRLNVDTNRGDIVFDDLVRGRVSINARDVDDHVLMKSDGFPTYHLANVVDDHLMHITHVIRAEEWISSTPKHILIYEALEFSIPQFAHLPLLLNPDKSKLSKRQGDVAVEDYLKKGYLKETLINFIALLGWNPGAGSTQEIFTLDELVEKFDLTQVHKAGAVFDLKKLDWMNTEYIKKLSLDELYARGLPFLSEKEFFKAWVSRQTTLSGEEKESFVKRVLRVEQDRLTKLSDIGDNNPFFFVDTLTYETSMLHWKQNTPLQTKEALDGALETLSALTLEEWAQKETIEKVLMDKAGEKRGDFLWPLRVALTGAERSPSPFDVAWVLGQDESLRRIESALAKLA, from the coding sequence ATGTCTGAAACATCTCCAGTCCGCCTCCGTTTTGCTCCATCACCGACAGGTCAACTTCACGTCGGTGGTCTCCGTACTGCACTTTACAATTATTTTTTTGTAAGAAAAAATAAAGGGATTTTCATACTACGCATCGAAGATACTGATCAGAAACGCTTTGTTCCAGGAGCAGCCGAGAGTCTCGTTACCATCCTTGATACTATGGGGATGCATCAGGATGAGGGTGTTTTTATAGAAAATGGCACGCTCATACAAAAGGGTACATATGGTCCATACATCCAATCAGAACGACTCCCACTCTATCAGGAATATGTTCAGAAACTTATAGAATCTGAAAAAGCCTACTATTGTTTTTGTAGCGTCTCTCGACTATCAGCACTTCGTGAAGAACAAACTAAGGATAAACTCGCACCGAGATACGACAAACATTGCCTCGGACTTTCTACTGAAGAGATAGAAGAACGTCTCGAAGCGAAAGAACCCTATGTCATCCGTCTCAATGTTGATACGAATCGTGGCGATATCGTGTTCGATGATCTCGTACGAGGAAGAGTGTCTATCAACGCACGGGATGTCGACGATCATGTACTGATGAAATCAGACGGATTTCCGACCTATCATCTCGCCAACGTCGTCGACGACCATCTCATGCATATTACGCATGTTATACGTGCGGAAGAATGGATATCTAGCACACCGAAACATATTTTGATATATGAGGCTTTAGAATTCTCGATTCCACAGTTCGCCCATTTGCCACTCCTCCTCAATCCTGACAAAAGTAAACTTTCGAAGCGTCAAGGTGATGTCGCTGTCGAAGATTATTTGAAAAAAGGCTATCTCAAAGAAACCCTCATCAATTTTATCGCACTCCTCGGATGGAATCCTGGAGCAGGAAGTACGCAAGAAATATTTACTCTCGATGAACTCGTAGAAAAATTTGATCTCACACAAGTCCACAAAGCGGGGGCGGTGTTTGATCTGAAAAAGCTCGATTGGATGAATACAGAGTATATCAAGAAACTCAGTCTCGATGAGCTCTACGCTCGCGGACTCCCTTTTCTTTCAGAAAAAGAATTCTTCAAAGCGTGGGTAAGCCGACAAACAACATTAAGCGGAGAAGAAAAAGAATCCTTTGTAAAAAGAGTACTTCGTGTCGAACAAGACCGTCTGACGAAACTCTCCGACATCGGTGATAATAATCCTTTCTTTTTCGTAGACACATTGACGTACGAGACCTCAATGCTTCACTGGAAACAGAACACTCCTCTCCAAACGAAAGAAGCTCTCGATGGAGCTCTCGAAACACTTTCTGCACTGACTCTCGAAGAATGGGCACAGAAAGAAACCATAGAAAAAGTACTTATGGACAAGGCAGGAGAAAAAAGAGGGGACTTCCTCTGGCCGCTCCGTGTCGCTCTCACAGGAGCTGAGCGATCACCATCACCGTTTGATGTGGCATGGGTCTTGGGACAAGACGAAAGCCTCCGACGAATCGAATCTGCCCTCGCCAAACTGGCATAA
- a CDS encoding peptidoglycan DD-metalloendopeptidase family protein, whose translation MIIHTSKKYQKYFLFSILCCGSVFFSSLVFAESNSITDLNAEQQKDLKKKQDQIDAINAKIKAYKQIVSLKQRQGSTLTDQITSLEAQEKKLELEIGTNKEKIMGLATDIDSLSKRIVEQENLFDRQKKMLSELMRIYHSDYSNEKALMLFSSDETLAFLNQENWTSQMESKISELLESIKILKESLLSERVDIEEKKKEADDIHAKLSEQDSYLESTKSTKASLLAKTVAEQKKYSSLVKSLEEEQSDIEDEINRLQAGTSGSYEDMPDAKRGLLEYPVKKIIITQGYGMTAYAKKGAYGGGPHNGVDFGISSGTPIYAPMSGKVVGVGSMYKNGRWYGYGRWIAIDHGNGIVTLYGHLSSQSVKNGQKVSTGDKIGSSGNTGYSTGPHLHFSVFSAQSYKVVASTSVKGISLPYGAHVNPMKYLP comes from the coding sequence ATGATTATACACACATCCAAAAAATATCAAAAATACTTCTTATTCTCTATACTTTGTTGCGGAAGCGTATTCTTTTCTTCCTTGGTTTTCGCTGAGAGCAATAGTATTACCGACCTCAATGCCGAACAGCAAAAAGATCTCAAAAAAAAACAAGATCAAATTGATGCGATCAATGCCAAGATAAAAGCCTACAAACAAATCGTATCACTCAAACAGCGTCAAGGATCAACGCTCACCGATCAGATCACTTCTCTTGAAGCACAGGAGAAAAAGTTGGAACTTGAGATCGGTACGAACAAAGAAAAAATCATGGGTCTCGCAACCGATATCGATTCTTTGTCGAAGAGAATTGTCGAACAAGAAAATCTCTTCGATCGACAGAAAAAGATGCTCTCAGAACTCATGCGCATATACCACAGTGATTATTCCAACGAAAAAGCGCTCATGCTTTTTTCTTCTGATGAGACACTCGCATTTCTCAATCAAGAAAACTGGACTTCTCAAATGGAGAGTAAAATCAGTGAATTGCTCGAATCTATAAAAATACTCAAAGAAAGTCTCTTGAGTGAACGTGTAGATATAGAAGAAAAGAAAAAAGAAGCAGATGATATTCATGCAAAACTTTCTGAACAAGATAGTTATCTCGAAAGTACCAAAAGTACCAAAGCCTCACTCCTTGCCAAGACTGTCGCTGAACAAAAAAAATATTCATCCCTCGTCAAATCACTTGAGGAGGAACAGAGTGATATCGAAGATGAAATCAATCGATTACAAGCAGGAACATCGGGCAGTTACGAAGATATGCCCGATGCCAAGAGAGGATTACTCGAATATCCTGTCAAAAAAATTATCATAACCCAAGGATATGGTATGACTGCTTATGCGAAAAAAGGTGCTTATGGCGGAGGACCTCACAACGGTGTAGACTTTGGTATTTCTTCTGGGACACCTATCTATGCTCCGATGAGTGGAAAAGTAGTCGGTGTCGGCAGTATGTACAAAAATGGTCGTTGGTACGGATATGGACGCTGGATCGCTATTGATCACGGAAACGGCATCGTCACACTCTATGGTCACCTCAGCTCTCAATCAGTAAAAAACGGACAAAAGGTATCGACGGGGGATAAAATTGGTTCATCTGGAAATACCGGTTATTCCACTGGACCACATCTCCATTTTTCTGTTTTCTCTGCACAATCCTATAAAGTCGTTGCGTCAACTTCAGTCAAGGGTATTTCCCTGCCATACGGCGCACACGTCAATCCGATGAAATATTTGCCCTAA
- a CDS encoding alpha/beta hydrolase has protein sequence MRKCLDRPIRTSFHNGEIIADVFLPLRQTGRIAILAGGLPSSPSQNDTLRFLTTFGYVAIFFRYRGTWESRGNFLEKSPARDIADILSDLKGSRKIHNIFLEEDIPIKVSSVTLFGSSFGGPAVLLNSTNPLVKKVIALSPVLDWQTIEHGSEPSSDHFRFIEQGYPEAYRVKKRHDWKKIHRPDFYNPLTNTSLIDGRKVFILHATDDTIVPDTTLPLFTEKTGATVYLKPRGGHFGLRYITHQFFWKKIQNFLEQ, from the coding sequence ATGCGTAAATGTCTCGACAGACCAATCCGCACATCTTTCCATAATGGGGAAATAATTGCTGATGTTTTCCTTCCTCTTCGTCAGACGGGGAGGATAGCCATATTGGCAGGGGGTTTACCCTCGTCTCCATCACAAAATGATACACTGAGATTTCTCACAACATTCGGTTATGTAGCCATCTTTTTTCGCTATAGAGGAACGTGGGAAAGCAGGGGAAATTTTCTCGAAAAATCTCCTGCTCGAGACATCGCGGATATTCTTTCTGATTTAAAGGGGAGTCGAAAAATACACAATATTTTTCTGGAGGAAGATATCCCCATCAAAGTATCGTCCGTCACTCTCTTTGGTTCATCATTCGGGGGACCAGCAGTTCTCCTCAATTCTACGAATCCCCTCGTCAAAAAAGTTATTGCACTCTCACCTGTCCTCGACTGGCAAACGATCGAACATGGGAGCGAACCATCATCAGACCATTTCCGATTCATCGAACAAGGATATCCCGAAGCATATCGGGTAAAGAAAAGACATGATTGGAAAAAGATTCACCGTCCTGATTTTTATAATCCACTCACCAATACATCTTTGATCGATGGTAGGAAGGTGTTCATTCTACATGCCACCGACGATACAATAGTGCCAGACACGACACTACCTCTGTTCACCGAAAAAACCGGTGCCACAGTATACCTCAAGCCACGTGGCGGACACTTCGGATTACGATACATCACCCATCAGTTTTTTTGGAAGAAAATACAAAACTTTTTGGAGCAATGA
- a CDS encoding GGDEF domain-containing protein, translating to MVALLQPNQEIIMFHAQDQDGGTGSSDLVRNTTTEDLQKENERLRQELADSTRIQNQTIQELLDILKEYDQHNVLVLKKNAEMQELMKDLHEVAFQDPLTKLLNRRGFERALHRQVGLIQRYTLTNDLPFFAPFLMAIDLDHFKQVNDIKGHAMGDFILLIFGELLQKIFHRDSDIVARFGGDEFLVLCANASREQIIERANELRRIMKIDTRLSLENCLPVTVSIGIAASGIEQNSTPDEMDRLYRESLESADRALYISKESGKDAVSIFSENKIV from the coding sequence ATGGTAGCACTTTTACAACCAAATCAGGAGATAATCATGTTTCATGCGCAAGATCAAGATGGTGGTACCGGTTCTTCCGACCTCGTTCGTAACACAACGACAGAAGATCTTCAGAAAGAGAATGAAAGACTCAGGCAAGAGCTCGCCGATTCAACACGTATTCAAAACCAAACAATCCAGGAGTTGTTGGATATCTTGAAAGAATACGATCAGCACAATGTGTTGGTTCTGAAAAAGAACGCCGAAATGCAAGAACTGATGAAAGATTTGCATGAAGTGGCATTTCAAGATCCTTTGACGAAACTCTTGAACCGACGAGGATTCGAGAGGGCTTTGCATCGGCAAGTGGGGTTGATCCAGCGGTATACGCTGACGAATGACCTCCCGTTTTTCGCTCCATTTTTGATGGCGATCGATCTCGATCACTTCAAGCAAGTGAACGATATCAAGGGTCATGCCATGGGGGACTTCATTCTTCTGATATTTGGGGAGTTGCTTCAGAAGATATTTCATCGGGACAGCGATATTGTTGCTCGTTTCGGCGGAGACGAATTCCTTGTTCTGTGCGCCAATGCGTCGCGAGAGCAGATCATCGAACGTGCCAATGAACTGAGAAGGATTATGAAAATCGATACGCGACTTTCGCTGGAAAATTGTCTTCCTGTGACTGTGAGTATCGGTATCGCTGCGTCAGGTATCGAACAAAATTCCACGCCTGATGAAATGGATAGGCTTTACAGAGAGTCTCTCGAGAGTGCCGATCGAGCACTCTATATCTCCAAAGAATCTGGAAAGGATGCTGTGTCTATCTTTTCTGAAAATAAGATCGTGTAA
- a CDS encoding PD-(D/E)XK nuclease family protein, translating into MRISYSTLNNYQTCPLKYKFREIDKIKEPKSKEAVFGTLIHAVLKYIHTPAILSPTLDQALDYYSKGWNSEVYDDEMEERSAFTQGVAIIQKYLQNNKPNDYTIIDLESRFAIEIGNEQDGIHTVSGIIDRIDKTEDGYEIIDYKTTRKMPSQDKVDNDLQLSIYLRAFLERYPKEKEHLDKITVSLYFVKHGVKLSSKRTKEQLEHIEETFLDVIKSIEEEKFDPILSPLCDWCGYQNICPMWKHKFAETHTVKNEEAEKAISEYLDLKGKLSEEKLRLGKLQSLILQYMEQEGIDRVFDDNGIIAKSLRKTYKYDADQLRAILEPLDKWESVLKVDGVALRNILAVLPTPIKQSVEGAKVLDKESVSLSVKKNKIEVDDELSL; encoded by the coding sequence ATGCGTATTTCTTATTCTACGCTCAACAATTATCAGACCTGTCCACTGAAATACAAGTTTCGTGAGATAGATAAAATCAAAGAGCCAAAGTCCAAAGAAGCAGTTTTCGGGACGCTGATTCATGCGGTGCTGAAATATATTCATACACCAGCTATCCTTTCCCCTACTCTTGATCAGGCTCTCGATTATTATTCCAAAGGTTGGAACAGCGAGGTCTATGATGATGAAATGGAAGAGAGATCGGCATTCACGCAGGGTGTCGCTATTATACAAAAATATCTCCAAAACAATAAGCCGAACGACTATACCATCATCGATCTCGAGAGTCGATTTGCTATTGAAATCGGCAATGAACAAGATGGCATTCACACCGTATCCGGTATCATCGATCGTATCGACAAGACTGAAGATGGATACGAAATTATCGATTATAAAACGACGCGCAAGATGCCATCCCAGGATAAAGTCGACAATGATCTCCAGCTCTCTATCTATCTCCGTGCCTTCCTCGAACGATATCCGAAAGAGAAAGAACATCTGGACAAAATAACCGTCAGTCTCTACTTCGTCAAACACGGTGTGAAACTTTCTTCCAAGCGAACTAAAGAACAACTCGAACACATTGAGGAAACATTCCTCGATGTTATAAAGTCAATCGAAGAAGAAAAATTTGATCCCATCCTCTCCCCTCTTTGTGACTGGTGTGGATACCAGAATATTTGTCCGATGTGGAAGCACAAATTCGCAGAGACTCACACGGTAAAGAATGAGGAAGCCGAAAAAGCTATCAGTGAGTATCTCGATCTGAAAGGAAAACTCAGTGAAGAAAAACTCCGTCTCGGAAAACTTCAATCACTCATCCTGCAGTATATGGAACAAGAAGGTATCGATCGAGTCTTCGACGACAATGGCATTATCGCCAAATCACTTCGCAAAACATACAAATACGATGCTGATCAATTGCGTGCCATTCTCGAACCACTCGACAAATGGGAATCAGTACTCAAAGTTGATGGTGTCGCTCTCCGAAATATTCTCGCCGTCCTCCCGACACCCATCAAACAATCCGTTGAAGGTGCCAAAGTCCTCGACAAAGAAAGCGTCAGTCTCTCGGTCAAGAAGAACAAAATAGAAGTCGATGACGAACTTTCTCTCTAG
- a CDS encoding metal-sensing transcriptional repressor — protein MQEEKKKIVIALRKAKTSIEKIIVRIEEEEAECFPAIQQTLSAIGLLRSVNMLMLENHMKQAMTKHTGTNISGKQMKALQEEILKIVKTSQDK, from the coding sequence ATGCAAGAAGAAAAAAAGAAGATCGTCATTGCCCTTCGCAAGGCCAAGACGAGTATCGAAAAGATAATCGTTCGCATCGAAGAGGAGGAGGCAGAATGCTTTCCTGCCATCCAACAGACACTCTCTGCTATAGGACTCTTGCGATCGGTGAATATGCTGATGCTCGAAAACCATATGAAACAAGCAATGACAAAACATACAGGGACAAATATCTCTGGGAAACAAATGAAGGCGCTCCAGGAAGAAATCCTGAAGATTGTCAAAACGTCTCAAGATAAATAA
- a CDS encoding efflux RND transporter periplasmic adaptor subunit, producing MKKKYLLLFAVSIIGILIFFGVRSSESVSLTEMLDVQSVKTMSTVLSPFQESREFSGFIRGVKQTDIASSIPGSLLKLTKEEGDSVYQGEIIAIIDGREFSATEKSAASSLQSIEKTLKETKKYYDQKVDEAKTALDNTTGKSEKDSAEEALKSAKRLRDAQIATLDTQKEAVAGSLAVSQASASQTLIRAPFSGIITKKNTSLGSYISPGISLYSIASEDALEVVLSIPTSIATQVKKGSLVSVSNSNTTLDGFVFSISSLSEESSQRSSARIRFADRNQSNAFSLSEYVRVTIPLGETRDAILIPEQALISKYDDTFVFVIEDNQTKKYPVVLGSTGNGTREIITGITPGMHIVIEGQHTLSHNQTVIETYVTE from the coding sequence ATGAAGAAAAAATATCTCCTTCTTTTCGCTGTTTCCATAATAGGAATACTCATATTTTTTGGCGTACGTTCTTCGGAGTCCGTCTCTCTCACTGAGATGTTAGATGTGCAATCGGTCAAAACGATGAGTACTGTTCTCTCACCATTCCAGGAATCAAGAGAATTTTCCGGATTCATCCGGGGTGTCAAACAGACAGATATTGCCTCGAGTATTCCGGGATCTCTCCTCAAATTGACAAAGGAGGAAGGTGATAGTGTGTATCAAGGTGAAATAATAGCCATCATCGATGGCAGAGAGTTCTCTGCCACTGAGAAAAGTGCTGCCTCCTCTCTCCAATCAATCGAAAAAACACTGAAAGAAACGAAGAAATATTACGATCAAAAAGTAGATGAAGCAAAAACAGCACTCGACAATACGACAGGAAAATCTGAAAAAGATTCCGCAGAAGAAGCTCTCAAAAGTGCCAAACGTCTCCGTGATGCACAGATAGCAACGCTTGATACACAAAAAGAAGCGGTTGCCGGATCTCTTGCGGTCTCGCAAGCCAGTGCGTCACAGACACTTATCCGAGCACCATTTTCTGGTATCATAACGAAAAAAAATACTTCTCTCGGATCCTATATCTCTCCTGGTATATCTTTGTATTCGATTGCTTCCGAAGATGCACTGGAAGTAGTTCTGTCGATTCCAACGTCTATCGCCACTCAGGTAAAAAAAGGATCCTTGGTCTCTGTATCTAATAGCAACACGACACTTGATGGATTTGTCTTTTCGATTTCTTCTTTGTCAGAAGAATCCTCTCAGCGTTCTTCGGCTCGCATTCGATTTGCTGATAGAAATCAAAGCAATGCATTTTCTTTGAGTGAATATGTACGAGTCACCATACCTCTCGGAGAAACACGCGACGCTATCCTTATACCGGAACAGGCACTCATTTCTAAATACGATGATACGTTCGTTTTCGTGATTGAAGACAACCAGACAAAGAAATATCCAGTCGTACTCGGGAGTACTGGAAATGGAACAAGAGAAATCATTACTGGAATCACGCCTGGAATGCATATTGTCATAGAAGGACAACATACACTCTCTCATAATCAAACGGTTATAGAAACATATGTCACAGAATAA
- a CDS encoding efflux RND transporter permease subunit, whose translation MSQNNPPEKLGLAGKITQIFLKNTELSILSIILLAVWGALSFSLMPKQYNPEIVAPAFTITTDFPGASASEIYELITRPIEDKVFELSDIDEVSSQSFPGGKSVVMVKFFVGSNREDAKITLNQKLRDNITTKPQGVSDPMIQSIDPDDVPILDIGLSSETFSPSSLRKLAIDISDTLKLTNGVSKVEIKGGYINHLEITIDGAKLSALDLTLDEVLGSLSQANDIYTFDTLETDERHSIVNIIGNIQNEESLNQIIVRNNGQTIVRISDIADVSYGPGEITHYVSRTEKDAENSPIVHIALSKLRGTNSTVVSEASLDTLDNLKGKLIPNDVRVDVLNDEGAIASGEISKLTFDLIKSIIIVGILLFIFLGAKNSLIATISIPLVLLAVFGTGFLAGQTINRITLFALILSLGLLVDDAIVVVENIARYFRLYPNENKLKLIVRAVDEVGGALALSTFTMAIAFIPMAFVTGMMGPYMGPIPFFVPVALIASLLFAVTINPFLALLFSKEKDKKQTNKTRSYESGIFFRIVKKIEGIYAEFLSRLLRERKRRNVFLGGVLILLIISLILPLTPLVPFRLLPKANKDQFSLYVDLPSGTHIEHTRKITEKIEKIILEESEITSVESAIGESLVVDFNGLFKGSSGRKGSNQATLKIHLTPHKDRSLVSEEIASSIRASLSLFTKGNPDAVIRLVEDPPGPPVLATFLLKIKGGDDRMREQIASDMTTEIRSISGIVDIDTSVLERGANISYRVNHEKAGLLGIAPNDIVRTLHTALSGSSIGLYHESSREDVRKAEQEYITIRFDKKSRDNENDLSLIRLMSKNGVTIPLTELIEKTEETVDTAILSDDREQTIYLSGEMEGRSIIYAVIDLFPKLLSYEIPGTSLKRVSWSLLGAVYEDTVTHKHYTIEIGGEWKLTLEVFRDLGIAMGLALFLIYFILAAKTESLFIPLLIMVSIPLALIGVLPGFALLQSFKGTYFNATSMIGVIALAGLAVKNAVIYLEYLEPLKKSGKKIEEALVETGRVRLLPIALTSLAAILGSFTIVSDPVWEGLGWSIIFGLTASTFLTLIVFPLVYFIFARKKWYNETKEE comes from the coding sequence ATGTCACAGAATAATCCTCCAGAGAAACTCGGACTGGCTGGAAAGATCACTCAGATATTTCTCAAAAATACGGAATTATCGATCTTGTCCATCATTCTTCTGGCAGTATGGGGCGCGCTCTCATTTTCTCTCATGCCCAAGCAATACAACCCAGAAATCGTCGCTCCAGCATTTACCATAACGACGGATTTTCCTGGAGCCAGTGCAAGCGAGATATACGAACTCATCACACGTCCCATCGAAGACAAGGTTTTCGAGTTATCCGATATTGATGAAGTATCATCGCAGAGTTTTCCTGGAGGAAAAAGTGTCGTCATGGTAAAATTTTTCGTCGGATCAAATCGTGAAGATGCAAAAATAACACTGAACCAGAAACTTCGTGACAACATAACCACCAAACCACAGGGTGTTTCGGACCCAATGATACAATCCATAGACCCTGATGATGTGCCGATTCTCGACATTGGTCTTTCTTCTGAGACATTCTCTCCGAGCTCACTTCGTAAACTCGCGATTGATATCTCTGATACTCTCAAGCTGACAAACGGTGTTTCAAAAGTAGAAATCAAGGGTGGCTATATCAATCATCTCGAAATTACCATAGATGGAGCAAAACTCTCAGCCCTTGATCTCACACTCGATGAGGTCCTGGGCTCTCTCTCACAAGCAAATGATATCTACACGTTTGATACACTCGAAACAGACGAGCGCCATTCTATTGTGAATATCATCGGTAATATACAAAATGAGGAATCACTCAATCAAATCATTGTACGAAACAACGGGCAAACAATCGTACGTATCAGTGATATAGCCGATGTCTCATACGGACCAGGTGAGATAACTCATTACGTCAGCCGGACAGAGAAAGATGCCGAGAATTCTCCCATCGTACATATCGCTCTTTCTAAACTCCGAGGAACGAACTCAACAGTCGTATCCGAAGCATCTCTCGATACACTGGACAATCTAAAAGGAAAGCTCATACCAAACGATGTTCGTGTCGATGTATTGAATGACGAAGGTGCAATAGCCAGTGGCGAAATTTCCAAACTCACCTTTGACCTCATTAAATCAATCATTATCGTCGGAATATTGCTCTTTATTTTTCTTGGTGCAAAAAATTCTCTTATTGCTACTATATCGATCCCTCTCGTGCTCTTGGCAGTCTTTGGCACAGGATTTTTAGCAGGACAGACGATCAATAGAATCACACTTTTCGCACTTATTCTCTCTCTGGGTCTTCTCGTCGATGATGCTATCGTGGTTGTAGAAAACATCGCTCGCTATTTCCGTCTCTATCCAAATGAAAACAAATTGAAACTCATCGTACGAGCAGTCGATGAAGTTGGTGGTGCACTCGCTCTTTCCACATTCACGATGGCAATCGCTTTCATTCCGATGGCATTTGTGACTGGTATGATGGGACCATATATGGGACCGATTCCTTTCTTTGTTCCTGTGGCACTCATCGCGTCACTCCTCTTCGCTGTCACTATCAATCCATTTTTGGCGCTCCTCTTTTCCAAAGAGAAGGATAAGAAACAGACAAACAAAACGCGTTCCTACGAGTCAGGAATATTTTTCCGTATCGTAAAAAAAATTGAAGGTATCTATGCAGAGTTTCTTTCTCGTCTCTTGAGAGAGAGAAAGCGTCGGAATGTTTTCCTCGGCGGGGTTTTGATTCTTCTTATTATCTCTCTTATACTTCCACTTACTCCCCTCGTGCCATTTCGGTTATTGCCCAAGGCGAATAAAGATCAATTCTCTCTCTATGTAGACCTTCCTTCTGGTACACACATCGAACACACGAGGAAAATCACCGAAAAAATTGAGAAAATTATCCTCGAAGAATCAGAAATCACTAGTGTCGAAAGTGCCATCGGCGAATCACTTGTGGTTGATTTCAACGGGCTCTTCAAGGGAAGCTCTGGTCGCAAAGGAAGCAATCAGGCGACACTCAAAATACACTTGACACCACATAAGGATCGATCACTCGTTTCTGAAGAAATAGCCTCTAGCATCCGTGCTTCTCTTTCTCTTTTCACGAAAGGAAATCCAGATGCAGTTATTCGACTTGTCGAAGATCCACCGGGACCACCAGTTCTCGCCACATTCCTTCTCAAAATAAAGGGTGGCGATGACAGAATGCGTGAACAGATCGCTTCTGATATGACAACAGAAATACGTTCTATTTCTGGTATCGTCGATATCGATACATCCGTACTCGAGCGTGGTGCGAATATCTCCTACCGTGTCAATCATGAAAAAGCCGGGTTGCTCGGTATAGCACCAAACGATATTGTACGAACACTTCACACGGCTCTCTCCGGATCATCTATTGGTCTTTATCATGAATCTTCACGTGAAGATGTGCGAAAAGCCGAACAAGAGTATATCACGATTCGCTTTGATAAAAAATCTCGCGATAACGAAAATGATCTCTCGCTCATTCGATTGATGAGCAAGAACGGTGTGACTATCCCGCTTACAGAATTGATCGAGAAAACAGAAGAAACAGTCGATACCGCTATACTTTCCGACGATCGAGAACAGACGATTTATCTCTCAGGGGAAATGGAGGGGCGAAGCATTATCTACGCCGTCATCGATCTTTTTCCAAAACTGCTCTCCTATGAAATACCCGGAACATCACTTAAACGTGTTTCTTGGTCACTTCTCGGTGCAGTGTATGAGGATACGGTCACCCACAAACACTATACGATCGAAATCGGTGGTGAATGGAAACTGACACTTGAAGTCTTCCGTGATCTCGGTATCGCTATGGGACTCGCTCTTTTTCTCATCTATTTCATTCTTGCTGCAAAAACCGAATCGTTGTTTATTCCTCTTCTTATCATGGTCAGTATCCCGCTTGCTCTCATCGGAGTCTTGCCTGGATTCGCTCTGCTTCAGTCTTTCAAGGGAACCTATTTCAACGCGACATCAATGATCGGCGTCATCGCTCTTGCTGGTCTCGCCGTGAAAAATGCTGTCATCTATCTCGAATATCTCGAACCACTCAAAAAATCAGGAAAGAAAATCGAGGAAGCGCTCGTGGAGACTGGACGAGTTCGGCTCCTCCCTATCGCCCTTACATCACTCGCTGCTATTCTCGGATCATTCACTATCGTCAGTGATCCAGTTTGGGAAGGTCTCGGATGGTCTATTATTTTTGGTCTCACAGCATCGACGTTCCTCACTCTTATCGTCTTCCCTCTGGTATATTTCATCTTCGCACGAAAAAAGTGGTATAATGAAACAAAAGAAGAATAA
- a CDS encoding DUF2892 domain-containing protein — MSLYRMDISTWSVERTMFAFGGLLVIIFSLLALSVNDAFVYGALFIGIMFSVFALTGYCPGAIIVAKILKK, encoded by the coding sequence ATGTCACTCTACAGAATGGATATATCCACATGGTCAGTCGAACGCACGATGTTTGCCTTCGGAGGATTACTCGTTATCATTTTTTCTCTCTTGGCACTCTCAGTAAACGATGCTTTTGTTTACGGGGCACTATTCATCGGTATAATGTTCAGCGTTTTCGCTCTCACTGGATATTGCCCAGGAGCCATTATTGTTGCCAAGATACTGAAAAAATAA